The following are encoded in a window of Nitrospiria bacterium genomic DNA:
- a CDS encoding SDR family oxidoreductase has protein sequence MSLTPLQGKVGVVTGGGQGIGRGIAKRLLEEGMSVVIGEIDEEAGQEAESRLRHLGPVLFTRTDVTDEESVKNCAALVIREFGRLDALVSNAGISHAVQGPIEKLKVKDWDRMISTHLTGCFLCAKHASPHLRKARGSMVNIASTRAFQSEANTEAYAAAKGGMVALTHALAISLGPDVRVNCIAPGWIDVRAWKKGEGDPLPDLRPIDRAQHPVGRVGKPEDVAALAAFLLSEEAGFITGQVFIADGGMTRKMIYVE, from the coding sequence CTGACGCCTTTGCAGGGAAAAGTCGGGGTTGTTACAGGAGGTGGACAGGGGATAGGGAGGGGGATTGCAAAGCGACTCCTGGAAGAGGGGATGTCTGTCGTGATCGGGGAGATTGATGAAGAAGCTGGGCAGGAGGCGGAATCCAGGCTAAGACACCTGGGTCCCGTCCTCTTTACTCGAACCGATGTTACAGATGAAGAGTCGGTCAAGAATTGTGCGGCCTTGGTCATCCGGGAGTTTGGACGACTGGACGCTCTTGTCAGCAATGCAGGGATTTCCCACGCCGTACAGGGACCGATTGAAAAGTTGAAGGTCAAGGACTGGGATCGTATGATCTCAACTCACCTCACGGGTTGCTTTCTCTGTGCCAAACATGCTTCTCCTCATCTGCGCAAGGCGCGCGGCTCTATGGTCAATATCGCCTCGACACGTGCGTTTCAGTCCGAGGCGAATACAGAGGCCTACGCAGCAGCAAAAGGAGGTATGGTTGCTCTTACCCATGCCCTGGCAATCAGCCTCGGTCCGGATGTCAGGGTGAACTGTATTGCCCCTGGTTGGATTGATGTGCGGGCCTGGAAAAAAGGGGAGGGTGATCCTTTGCCCGATCTGCGTCCGATCGACCGTGCACAACACCCCGTAGGCCGGGTTGGAAAACCAGAAGATGTCGCGGCACTCGCAGCCTTTCTGCTGTCGGAGGAGGCGGGGTTTATAACGGGCCAGGTATTTATTGCGGATGGTGGAATGACGCGCAAAATGATCTACGTCGAGTAA